A region of the Mus musculus strain C57BL/6J chromosome X, GRCm38.p6 C57BL/6J genome:
catttacctaagaatttcatgaattcataaattttaatagctgagtagtacaccattgtgtaaatgtagcacattttctgtatccattcctctgttgaggggcatctgggttcattccagcttctggctattataaataaggctgctatgaacataatggagcatgtgtccttattccatattggagcatcttctgtgtatatgcccaggagttttatagctgggtcctcaggtagtattatgtccaattttctgaggaactgccacactgatttcaaGAGGGGTTGTACCATTTTctgaatgcagcaaaatgctgggtcctatttacatatcaagtttatatctttttatttggaaattgagtccattgatattaagagatattaaggaaaagtgattgttactttctgttatttttgttgttagaggtagaattacgtttgtgtggctatcttcttttgggttagatgaaagattactttcttactttttctagagtgtaatttccctccttgtgttcctgttttccatctactatcctttgtagggctcaatttatggaaagatattaggtaaatttggttttgctatggaatatcttgttttctccacctatgataattgagagttttggtgggtatagaagcctgagctggcatttatgttctcttagagtctgtatgatatctgcccagaatcttctcaCTTtaatagtctctgatgagaagtctggtgtaattctaataggtctgcctttatatattacttgacaattttccctttctgcttttaatattttttgtttagtgtacttggtgtttttattattatgtgactTAAAGAATTTcctttcttgtccagtctatttggagttctgtaggcttcttgtatgttcatgggcatctctttctttaggttcgggaagtgttcttctataatttttttgaagatatttactggccctttaagttgggaatcttcactttcttctatacttattattcttaggtttggtgttctcattgtgtcctggatttcctgaatgtttttggttagaagctttttgcattttcattttctttgactgttgtttcaaCGTTTTCTATGAtatcatctgcacctgagattttctcttctgtctcttgtattctgttggtggtgcttgcatctatgactcctgatctctttcctatgttttctaatTCTAGGGTGGTCTCACTTTGtgctttatttattgtttctatttctatttttatattctggatgatttttttcaattccttcacctgtatgattgtgtttttctgaattctttaagggaattttgtgtttcttctttaggggcttctagctgtttacctgtgttcacctgtatttctttaaggaagatatttatgtccttcttaaaatcctctattattatcattagaagtgattttagatatgAATCTTGATTTTTCCGGTGTGATGTTGTATTCAAGACTTGATATGGTGGAAGAACAgagttctaatgatgccaagtaaccttggtttctgttgcttatgtactTGCTCTTGCCTCTAGGCATATGggtatctctggtgttagctgatcttgctgtctctgactgtagcatgtccctcctgcaagcctgcgTGTCAgtactcttgggagaccagttctctctgagaGTAATTTGCCTATGGTGAGCTGTGGCTCACTCAGGGTCAGCTCTGTGATGCAGATAGAAACTGGAAGGATACTGTCCCAGGCTATTCCTTGGTTCATGTGTCCCATGGCTTTGGGTGGTTCCCTCTTGGGAATTAGAGGAGAAGTGCTGGTCTTCCCTgtgttcacaggtgtgtcagcactcctgggagaccagttctttccAGGTGGCATTTcagtatggagagctgtggcacaggatcagctccctgtgcagatggaaaccagaccaggaggatcctgtcccaggctgcttctCAATTCCAGTGTCCTGAGTGCTCCAGGAAGATCCCTTTAAGCAGAAGTGGGACAGGATCTTTCCAGTTTCTATCTGTGCTCACAGTTGTGTCTCCACTTCTGGGAGGCCAGCTCTATCCCAacagaatttgggtatggagcttTGTGACATAGGATCAACTCAGGGCACAGAAGGAAACTGGAAGCATCCTGTCCCAGTTCCTCCTTATCAGCACCTAAATGAGCATCCTCACTGTATCTGACTGGAGTCTATCctttctgtgatcctggttgtgtcagaacttctcagagtctctGTGATACTATGATTTCTGGATCCTgttatcctgagatcctggttcTGTCAGAGTTCCtcagagtcaagctgcctctgggaccctgataTCCTAGTGTGAACAAGCCCCTGGGATCCTGTTATCCTGCCATCCTGCCATCCTGCCATCCTGGCCTTGTTAGagggcctgggagtggagcttcctctgggtgttttgAGACTGGCTACAGAGATTGCATCCAAGGTAAACCAGCACCGAACTGGAGCCACTTGTTGGGTGGGTTCCTGAGTCCCTGGATcccgctggtcccagttactccccttggttttggaacagatgttgtgccctcctcacctctgatcctatgatcctgggcatattAGAGCACCTGGGAATGGGGCCTCCTTTGGGTGTTGTggaactggctgcagagtttgtgtcTCTGAAAATGGTTTGTAAACAATAAAAGTGGAGTACATGGAGAAGAAAGGCTTGGATGAGATGTCTCCTATTACAAAAATTTGGAAAACGAAACCTCTActtaaaagattaaaagaaaaagcaaggaaataTGTGGAAAACCTTGACAGGTATTTTGACAAAAGCATTGTGGATATTCATTACAACAATGTGTACCACAGTTTGGGAAATTGCAGTGGTGGAGAGCTGTAATTATCACATGGGAAATAGGCCTGCTTTAATTTTCATGAATTCAGATAAAGATAAAGGATGATGTAAGTCATCTATGATTTCTAACACTACATCTACTCTGTGCCTTGATTACTTACCCTCAGcagcagaaaaaaaatccagaactCATAAAACTAAttgggaaatattttatttaatgaaaatcCATAAGCCAATTGAACTACTGAAGCTACCACAAGGCAGGAAATAATAGGATGGCCACTTGTCATCATTGGGCATGGTTTTGAATCTGGAAATTTTAAGTATGTATCTGAAGAAGGCCTGCGATAACTCCTGGTAATTTTAGATTTTCAAGTCTTTAAGTTgcaaatttacttttaaatagtATAGCGCACTCGGGAACGTGGGGGAAGAGTGAAAGAAAGGGGAATTATTCCACCCACTAGAAATAAGAAACAGGATAGAGTTGCCATTGCCAGTGCAGTGCCAATTTTTTGATGATCTGGGAAGGAGGGTGTGTGGAAAGACGGGGGGAAGGCAATCCCATCCTTGCGAATGATCGATAAGTAATTGtacaagatggaaagaaagacaaagcTGCTAGCAATGATGTTCAGAATTCCTGGAAGACGGAATGGATTGAAGGTAGCTTTCTTCCGGAGTctccctgagttcaatttccaaagagcaatgatgacagagattgTGGCAATAATGCCAAGAAAGCTTGCGATGAGTAGCAGATGTTGGGCAACTCGAATATCCAGAGGGATGAAGTCATCCTGGTAGGTGTATTTGTAACACATCCGGTTAAAGGTGGAATTGCTTTCCTGGTGGTAAATGCAGGTTTTCCACATGCCTACTAAGGTCATGCCATGCTTGGAATCCATGGGATCTTGAAAGAACCATACTCGCCATTGAGGGAGGCCCATAGAGACAATACAAAGGAACCATGCTATGGCGCCTGCAGCAAAACCTCCTATCTGCCATTTGGCATGCTTTCTGGCCATTATCACGGTGACAGTAATCTCTTGGAAACTGCAAAGAAACACAGGATGAATGAGAAACATAAGATTGGACTCTTTAGGCCTAGGAGAATGTCCTCTATGGGTTCAATACCACAAGATAAGGGGTATGTTGAGGAAGTGGGCCTCTGACCAGGAAATCTCTTGCAGGGACTGTGTTTTGATCAAACCCAGAGAAGGACCAACTCTGTGGCATCATTTACTTGCATATTGATAATCCACAGATGatataagattttatttttccactCTTTACAGAATCCCAATAAACTTTGGCactggatatttagtcaccaaaATATTCATCAGAGCATGAAATTTCATACTGAAAATAGTAAGCCACTTCAAGCACAACAACTGGGTAATTTATGCAATACATACCATGGAGTTATATGCCAACCTTCAAGAGAGGAATACCATATATTAACACTGTGGTATTTTGAGCATGGCACATTTCACTTGGAtgctttttttaaatgttgtatgGCTCTACACTCCTGACTGAACCAGAACTATGCCCTCATCCCCATTTGGCTTTCATCTAGAGGCCATCctgctgcctctgtttcccaaatgcTGCTTTCCTGGTAGTAAACGAAGGCTCTCCACATGCCTACTAAGGTCATGCCAGGCTTGAACAGCATAAAATTATCAACACCATGTCTTCAAAGTCTATTAATGCTATAGCAAGCCTAAAGTGTTTCTCCTCTTTTATATTGACTAGTTTTGCAAAGTGTTGATGAACtgtgctttctctgcttcatgaTCAAGTTTTGATATCTGGATTAATACCCACCTTTACCTGTTATAAATTGGGACATGTGCATtgtacatagtgtgtgtgtgtgtgtgtgtgtgtgtgtgtgtgtgtgtgtgtgtgtgtaaaacatcaATCAAGTGACAGAATCATTCAAAGTCTCTTAGTAAGTTTTTCTATTGCTGAAATAAAATCTATGACCAAAAGAAAATTCAGTCACAGAAAAGTGTTTCTTTTTTCGTATAGGTATATATAAAGCTTATATTGATATAAATTCTCATTTTCTTGGTTTTATGTTAAGGAGAAGAAATATCTTTGTGTAGTATCATGTCTAGTGTGTATTTAGAATTTACTAAGTTGAAGATAGGAATAAGTATAGAAAATGTACTatataaagaaagcaaatgaggGCATAATAACCAAACCTTAATCTACAAATAAGAATACAATTGTCAAAACTACAAAATGACTGcaacaaataaaactttttaataaTAACTTTACGTACACTGACCTCTACTTCCCAATAAAAATACTCAAGCCGAATAAAGAAACAAGATCTATCTTGGTGTGGTCTGCAAGGAActtgtcttatttttaaatttaggagCCACTTCAAAGTTGAAAGGATGAAGACTGTATCGCCAACAACAAATGAGTAGTTTTCTTTGTCCTAATATCAGGAAATATactccaaaatttaaaaaaagaaaaaagaaaagaaaagaaaagaaaaggaaaagaaaagaaaagaaaagaaaggaaaagaaaagaaaagaaacaaagaaggataTTTTAGGTACACATCATGCAAGTTCTCAACCCAGCTTTATCTCATTCACTCTTCTCTGACTTCTAACCAGTGAATCTTCATTAACCTCCTCAGATGCACAAACTTTCCTACTTTCTACACCTGTGACCTACATTCATAACCAAGCCTAGTCTATCCATCACTCCCTGAACCTCAAAAAACCTTTAGGCTTCTGCAAGGAACCATCCTACTTGCCCTACCATCTCAAGAACTCCTGTCACACAACTCACAACATTTTGAACCATTTTATCCAGTCAGACCTAATCTTACACTCAAGGCTTAGAACAGGAGGTATATCCTATATAAACAGATAGCTGACTATTTTCAGTagatttcatttcttcttagcCATTTCCAACCTCTAGGTTTAACATACCCGCTCTGCACATCCTCTCTTCTGACTCAATCTGCTCTGTCcatataagaaaaacaaataaacaaacaaaaaacctaagaggCATGCTGAGATTTCATTACAAAATACAACCAATATGAGTGATCAAGCTAGTGTATTCTATCAAAAAAACTACCAAACCTGTACAAGTGATTGCTAATGAGAACTATATAGATGaactgtgttggtttgaatatggttgctactatttggaggtgtggccttggtgaagTATCTttgaccttgttgaaggaagtgtgtcactgtggggcagGTTTGGAGACTCTTCTGCTAGCTGTCTCAAATAGACAGAGTCtttggaacaagatatagaagtctcagctccttctccagtgccaAGCCTCCCTAGACATCTCCATGCTTCCCACCCTG
Encoded here:
- the Cldn34d gene encoding uncharacterized protein LOC74987; the encoded protein is MARKHAKWQIGGFAAGAIAWFLCIVSMGLPQWRVWFFQDPMDSKHGMTLVGMWKTCIYHQESNSTFNRMCYKYTYQDDFIPLDIRVAQHLLLIASFLGIIATISVIIALWKLNSGRLRKKATFNPFRLPGILNIIASSFVFLSILYNYLSIIRKDGIAFPPSFHTPSFPDHQKIGTALAMATLSCFLFLVGGIIPLSFTLPPRSRVRYTI